One window of the Wolbachia endosymbiont of Encarsia formosa genome contains the following:
- a CDS encoding phosphoribosylformylglycinamidine synthase subunit PurL: MTNIRIEVLNKCKQVSHRWLVNIYSIYISKELPLKLYEEICELFYNKVIQDCCYYSYNKNLEEVQYDFIESQAKWGLEISFLPGMTDNVGNTAKQIVREYLMSKGHIDESVSIKARSSKLLLSQVGFSTEDDIKQEFNPITEYCTLICKNYSWKYYGKSNITPGVITSHDHEKKEWIPVSSTGMTPGNNGAKSVKLNVSDQELEKISRDGIDGNGTLGLSLAAMKAIKDYFKKLGRNPYDIELESLAQTWSEHCKHNIFCSPIDEIKDGLYAHYIKRATREINSNICVSVFSDNAGGIIFDDDYLIVDKVETHNSPSALDPFGGAMTGVLGVNRDIVGFGKGAEPIMNTYYFCFAKESKGKLYRDKERTDKILPPKYIMKEVIHGVNVAGNCSGIPTQLGSVYFDDRFCGKPLVFVGSIGIIPRNINNAPSHIKEPKNGDKIVIIGGRVGRDGIHGATFSSEALSGNSPSTIVQIGDPITQKKLSNAVVEARDLGLYNAITDNGAGGLSSSIGEMGKDGFEVDLSKVLLKNDGMAPWEIWISESQERMTLAVPEENLPAFKKIMKTHDVEVCVIGEFNKSGKAVVKCPPGEVIMDIETEFLHEGNPKVHLQTKPWSKESAVSFPVIPVLDTGIQQVKPANILRQNPYDGGAEREMDSSLRYLHDTFELKEMLSRPNIRSKEFIVVQYDHEVQGSSILKPLQGKGRVCSEAVVSRPVLSSNKGVVKSQGFGSSYGEIDTYHMAACAIDTAIRNYVAAGGNINHLALLDNFCWCDAYNPERLWQLKRAAKACYDFATAFKTPFISGKDSMFNDFKGYDENGEKVMISAPPSLLISAIGVIDNIENAVSLDVKMPGDLIYVLGTTHDELGKSEYQLYSGIDNNNVPKVNAKSARKLYERYNQAIKDGIIVSAIAPNLGGLIIALAKSLIAGELGAEIDLSLVPIGKTQNTDIINKIIMFSESQSRILVTIAPQNQRKFEELFKGIVFSCIGKVTEEKALNIKDIIRIDLKDLGTSLNNF, translated from the coding sequence ATGACGAACATCAGAATAGAAGTTTTAAATAAATGTAAGCAAGTTAGCCACAGGTGGCTAGTCAACATTTACTCGATTTACATAAGCAAAGAACTACCATTAAAATTATACGAAGAAATTTGTGAATTATTTTATAATAAAGTCATACAAGATTGTTGTTATTATTCTTACAACAAAAATCTCGAAGAAGTTCAATATGATTTCATAGAATCACAAGCAAAGTGGGGCTTGGAAATAAGCTTTCTACCTGGCATGACCGATAATGTTGGCAATACGGCAAAACAGATTGTTAGAGAATATCTAATGAGTAAAGGCCACATTGATGAAAGTGTTTCTATCAAGGCAAGAAGTTCAAAATTACTTCTAAGTCAAGTAGGTTTTTCAACCGAAGATGACATAAAACAAGAATTCAACCCTATCACTGAATATTGCACACTTATCTGTAAGAACTATAGCTGGAAATATTATGGTAAATCCAATATCACACCTGGTGTCATTACATCGCATGACCATGAAAAAAAAGAATGGATCCCAGTGTCAAGCACTGGGATGACGCCAGGTAATAATGGAGCAAAATCTGTCAAACTCAATGTGAGTGACCAAGAGCTTGAAAAAATCAGCAGAGATGGAATCGATGGTAATGGCACTTTAGGGCTCTCGCTGGCAGCAATGAAAGCTATAAAGGATTACTTTAAAAAACTCGGTAGAAATCCATATGATATTGAACTTGAGTCTCTGGCACAGACTTGGTCTGAACATTGTAAACACAATATTTTTTGCTCCCCTATTGATGAAATAAAAGACGGTCTATATGCTCATTATATTAAGCGTGCAACGCGTGAGATAAATTCTAACATATGCGTGTCAGTTTTCTCCGACAACGCAGGAGGAATAATTTTTGATGACGATTACTTGATTGTAGATAAAGTTGAAACTCACAATAGTCCTTCAGCTCTCGATCCGTTCGGTGGAGCAATGACTGGAGTGCTTGGAGTTAACCGAGATATAGTCGGTTTTGGCAAAGGTGCAGAACCTATCATGAATACTTATTACTTTTGCTTTGCCAAAGAATCAAAAGGCAAACTTTATAGAGATAAAGAGCGTACTGATAAAATCTTACCACCAAAATATATAATGAAAGAAGTGATTCACGGTGTTAATGTTGCTGGTAATTGCTCCGGTATTCCAACGCAACTTGGATCGGTATACTTTGACGATAGATTCTGTGGAAAGCCATTAGTTTTTGTTGGAAGCATCGGAATTATTCCACGTAATATAAATAATGCACCTTCACACATAAAAGAACCCAAAAACGGTGATAAAATCGTAATTATTGGTGGAAGAGTTGGAAGGGACGGAATTCATGGTGCAACTTTTTCTTCAGAGGCATTGTCGGGAAACAGTCCTTCAACAATTGTGCAAATTGGTGACCCTATAACACAAAAAAAATTATCCAACGCCGTCGTAGAAGCAAGAGATCTTGGTCTTTATAATGCAATAACGGATAATGGAGCAGGAGGTCTATCATCGTCCATTGGTGAAATGGGAAAAGACGGATTTGAAGTTGATTTGAGCAAGGTTCTCCTTAAAAACGATGGTATGGCTCCGTGGGAAATATGGATATCAGAATCACAAGAGAGAATGACCTTAGCAGTGCCAGAAGAAAATCTTCCTGCGTTTAAGAAAATCATGAAAACACATGATGTGGAGGTCTGTGTAATTGGAGAATTCAACAAAAGTGGCAAAGCCGTTGTTAAATGTCCCCCAGGAGAAGTAATAATGGACATCGAAACTGAATTTCTGCATGAAGGTAATCCCAAAGTGCATTTACAGACGAAACCGTGGTCTAAGGAGTCTGCTGTATCCTTTCCTGTCATCCCAGTGCTTGACACTGGGATCCAGCAGGTAAAGCCTGCAAACATTTTACGCCAAAACCCATACGATGGTGGAGCTGAGCGTGAAATGGATTCCAGTCTCAGATACTTGCATGACACCTTTGAACTAAAAGAAATGCTAAGCAGACCAAACATACGCAGCAAAGAGTTTATAGTGGTGCAATATGACCATGAGGTTCAAGGATCGTCAATACTGAAACCACTGCAAGGCAAGGGAAGAGTGTGCAGCGAAGCTGTTGTCTCGAGGCCAGTCCTTTCTTCAAACAAAGGTGTTGTAAAATCGCAGGGATTTGGCTCAAGTTATGGAGAAATTGACACTTATCACATGGCAGCATGTGCGATTGACACTGCCATACGCAACTACGTAGCTGCAGGAGGAAATATAAATCATCTAGCGTTGCTCGATAATTTTTGCTGGTGTGATGCTTATAATCCAGAAAGATTGTGGCAACTAAAGAGAGCTGCAAAGGCTTGTTACGACTTTGCAACTGCATTTAAAACACCATTTATATCCGGAAAAGATAGTATGTTTAACGACTTTAAGGGATATGATGAAAATGGCGAGAAAGTGATGATATCTGCACCACCTTCACTACTCATTTCAGCAATTGGAGTTATAGACAATATTGAAAATGCGGTATCGCTTGATGTGAAAATGCCAGGGGACTTGATATATGTGCTTGGTACAACCCACGATGAGCTTGGTAAATCTGAATATCAGTTATATAGTGGAATAGATAATAACAACGTGCCAAAAGTTAATGCAAAGAGCGCTAGGAAGTTGTATGAACGTTACAACCAGGCAATAAAAGATGGCATAATTGTCTCTGCAATTGCACCAAACTTAGGCGGCTTAATTATTGCTCTGGCAAAATCGCTAATTGCAGGAGAACTTGGTGCTGAAATTGATCTTTCACTAGTACCAATAGGAAAAACACAAAATACAGACATAATAAACAAGATAATAATGTTTTCTGAATCGCAAAGTAGAATATTAGTAACCATTGCCCCGCAAAATCAGCGGAAGTTTGAAGAATTGTTTAAAGGTATAGTTTTTTCATGTATTGGAAAAGTGACAGAGGAGAAAGCTCTCAATATAAAGGATATTATAAGAATAGATTTGAAAGACTTAGGTACTAGTTTAAATAACTTTTGA
- the dnaJ gene encoding molecular chaperone DnaJ, giving the protein MKKKDYYDLLEVSRNATTDEIKKAYKKLALKYHPDRNPGNKEAEEKFKEVTAAYEVLYDSEKRAGYDRYGHDGASGGFDFSQAGGDFSDIFNDFFGGGFGGSTSRSRTKRSTTGVSGADLRYDLKITLEDAFKGIQAPIHYVTNIKCNTCQSTGSEGAIKPVQCNTCQGSGRIRTQQGFFTIERTCTTCYGEGEIIQNKCKKCGGSGRKRDEVNISVSIPKGIEEGAKVRVSGKGEAGARGGKSGDLYVCVKIATHQIFTRNRADLHCKVPIRMTLAVLGGEIDIQSIDGAKIKVKVPEGTQTGTKLRCREKGMPYMNSHARGDLYVQVIVETLNPKNLTQKQIELLKALEEEEHESVEQKSEGFFGKVKKK; this is encoded by the coding sequence ATGAAAAAAAAAGACTATTATGATCTGCTAGAAGTGAGCAGAAATGCTACTACTGACGAGATAAAAAAAGCATATAAAAAACTAGCATTAAAATATCATCCTGACAGAAATCCTGGTAATAAGGAAGCAGAGGAAAAATTTAAAGAAGTAACAGCTGCATATGAAGTTCTATATGACTCTGAAAAAAGAGCAGGTTATGATCGTTATGGTCACGATGGTGCTTCCGGTGGATTTGATTTCAGCCAAGCTGGAGGGGATTTTAGCGATATATTTAACGATTTTTTTGGTGGAGGATTCGGCGGCAGTACAAGTAGGTCAAGAACAAAAAGAAGTACAACAGGAGTATCTGGAGCAGATCTGCGCTACGACCTTAAAATTACCTTAGAAGATGCATTTAAAGGAATACAAGCACCTATACATTATGTGACAAATATAAAATGTAATACATGCCAAAGCACAGGTAGCGAAGGAGCAATCAAACCAGTTCAGTGCAACACATGCCAGGGAAGCGGTAGAATTAGAACTCAACAGGGCTTTTTTACCATTGAAAGAACGTGTACTACATGCTATGGGGAAGGAGAAATAATACAAAATAAATGTAAGAAATGCGGTGGAAGTGGGCGTAAAAGAGATGAAGTAAATATCTCCGTTTCAATTCCAAAAGGCATAGAAGAAGGAGCTAAGGTAAGGGTCAGTGGTAAAGGAGAAGCTGGAGCAAGAGGTGGAAAAAGCGGAGATTTATACGTATGTGTGAAAATAGCTACTCATCAGATCTTCACTCGCAATAGAGCAGATTTACACTGTAAAGTGCCTATAAGAATGACACTAGCAGTACTTGGTGGTGAAATCGATATTCAATCAATTGATGGAGCTAAAATAAAAGTAAAGGTCCCTGAAGGCACTCAAACTGGTACCAAACTACGTTGTAGGGAAAAGGGTATGCCATATATGAACTCACATGCTCGTGGTGATTTATACGTACAGGTAATAGTTGAGACTTTAAATCCAAAGAATTTAACCCAAAAGCAGATTGAGCTATTAAAAGCGCTTGAGGAAGAGGAACATGAAAGTGTAGAGCAGAAATCTGAAGGATTCTTTGGAAAAGTAAAAAAAAAATGA